A single window of Pedosphaera parvula Ellin514 DNA harbors:
- a CDS encoding efflux RND transporter periplasmic adaptor subunit, translating to MQEDKASKQPPSHTVPIQVRRNSSPSQRPKSLGGSIFTWLILILIVGAGVFWVIHQRKSSTDQAGKGGSGGRGAGGPVPVVAGTVEQKDVPIYLDGLGTVQALNTVTVHVRVDGQLQKVAFKEGQDVIVDEVLAEIDPQPFLTQVRQTEAKKNQDIAQLANAKIDLQRNEELVKQKIVAQSIDDTAKALVDQLDAAVKADQAAIDSAQVQLNYTTVRSPIAGRTGIRVVDAGNIVHATDANGLVVITQLKPISVMFTLPEQNLGEIHKQQLASGELKVLAVERDNKTVLAEGKLAVIDNQIDTTTGTIKLKATFPNDDLQLWPGQFVNTRLLLTVQTNGLVVPASVVQQGPEGAFAFIINDDQTVKMQPVKVGRIDNGIALISEGLQAGEHVVVDGQYKLQNGSKVQAGQAGETKGGGRQATGGTGDQKTGGEADKKRGEPGNYQKGKPGDGKAGNRRTNSEPQ from the coding sequence ATGCAGGAAGATAAAGCTAGCAAGCAGCCACCAAGCCATACGGTGCCGATACAAGTGCGGCGCAATTCGAGTCCAAGCCAGCGACCCAAGTCGTTAGGGGGCAGCATCTTTACCTGGCTGATCCTCATCCTGATCGTGGGAGCGGGAGTGTTTTGGGTGATACATCAGCGGAAGTCATCCACGGACCAGGCTGGAAAAGGCGGGTCGGGAGGGCGGGGTGCTGGTGGGCCGGTGCCCGTGGTTGCCGGTACTGTGGAGCAAAAGGATGTGCCGATTTACCTGGATGGGTTGGGGACGGTGCAGGCCTTGAATACGGTTACGGTACATGTGCGGGTAGATGGTCAATTGCAGAAAGTCGCTTTCAAGGAAGGGCAGGATGTGATTGTGGACGAAGTATTGGCCGAGATTGATCCGCAGCCGTTCCTGACGCAAGTGCGCCAGACTGAAGCCAAGAAGAACCAGGACATAGCGCAACTTGCCAACGCCAAAATAGATCTCCAGCGCAATGAAGAATTGGTAAAGCAGAAGATTGTCGCCCAATCGATTGACGACACGGCGAAAGCGTTGGTGGACCAGCTTGATGCAGCCGTCAAGGCGGACCAGGCGGCGATTGACAGCGCCCAAGTACAATTAAACTACACAACGGTGAGATCACCGATTGCTGGCAGGACGGGCATTCGCGTGGTGGATGCCGGTAATATTGTGCATGCGACCGATGCCAACGGATTGGTCGTGATCACACAGCTCAAGCCCATTTCCGTGATGTTCACACTGCCGGAGCAAAATCTTGGCGAAATTCACAAACAACAACTGGCCAGTGGAGAATTAAAAGTGTTGGCCGTGGAGCGGGATAACAAGACGGTGCTGGCGGAAGGCAAACTGGCGGTCATCGACAACCAAATCGATACCACCACCGGCACGATCAAATTGAAGGCCACGTTTCCGAACGATGATCTGCAACTTTGGCCGGGCCAGTTCGTAAATACGCGGCTGTTACTTACCGTTCAAACGAACGGACTGGTGGTGCCAGCCTCGGTGGTGCAACAAGGGCCTGAGGGGGCTTTCGCATTCATCATCAATGATGACCAAACCGTGAAGATGCAGCCCGTTAAGGTCGGCCGCATCGACAATGGCATCGCCTTGATAAGCGAAGGTTTGCAGGCTGGAGAACATGTGGTGGTAGACGGCCAATACAAGTTGCAGAACGGTTCCAAAGTCCAGGCAGGCCAGGCAGGAGAAACCAAGGGTGGTGGCAGGCAGGCCACTGGTGGAACGGGGGATCAGAAAACCGGCGGCGAGGCTGATAAGAAGCGGGGAGAGCCTGGCAATTATCAGAAAGGGAAACCTGGCGACGGCAAGGCGGGAAATCGGAGGACCAATTCTGAGCCGCAATAA
- a CDS encoding TetR family transcriptional regulator, translated as MQSSSQDHNRSLILETAKTLLRRFGVDKLTVMDIARSLDMSHANVYRFYKTKAEILDAIIDEWLLKVESFVENIAQRPVSATERIEAVVLELHRKRREKLLEDAEFYETYRRVIELRPDVVAKRREKIHNVFKKLVEQGIESGEFTSAAPEEVATVLKDATSLFLHPLLIPTCLNEDTEPRARAVVRYILAGISTQKPKLSPIIDGVSNAATNLIQ; from the coding sequence GTGCAAAGCTCTTCCCAGGACCATAATCGCAGTTTGATCCTTGAAACTGCCAAAACTCTCCTGCGCCGTTTTGGCGTGGATAAGCTCACAGTCATGGACATTGCACGGTCGTTGGATATGTCCCACGCCAATGTTTATCGCTTCTATAAAACTAAAGCGGAGATTCTGGATGCAATCATCGATGAATGGCTCTTGAAAGTGGAGTCTTTTGTCGAAAACATCGCCCAACGCCCCGTTTCCGCCACTGAACGCATTGAGGCTGTCGTCCTTGAATTGCACCGCAAACGCCGTGAAAAGCTGCTTGAAGATGCTGAATTTTATGAAACCTATCGGCGCGTGATTGAACTGCGACCCGATGTGGTGGCCAAACGCCGCGAAAAAATTCATAATGTCTTCAAAAAACTGGTGGAACAAGGCATTGAGAGTGGTGAGTTTACCTCGGCCGCCCCGGAGGAAGTGGCTACTGTTTTGAAGGATGCAACTTCGTTGTTTTTGCACCCATTGCTGATTCCAACCTGCCTGAACGAGGACACAGAACCCCGCGCTCGCGCCGTCGTTCGATACATTTTAGCTGGAATTTCCACCCAAAAGCCAAAATTATCGCCGATAATCGACGGCGTTTCAAATGCCGCCACCAACCTCATTCAGTAA
- a CDS encoding ketose-bisphosphate aldolase, whose product MPLTHTKDLFAKALKGKYALGAFNVNNMELLQAIIEACEEEKAPVMLQISKGARQYANPVYLKKLIEAAVSLSNIPIAVHLDHGDSFELCKECIDEGFTSVMIDASHDPFEKNVETCRKVVEYAHKHNCVVEGELGMLVGAQHDDGEEGGAYSKGGAYTHPEEAVQFVKQSGVDSLAVAIGNSHGAYKFKGEQHLDLERLKAIKKALMDAGLGDYPLVLHGASSVPKDLVTEINKYGGKMGEETAGVPEADIEIARRVGCTKVNIDTDLRLAMTAAIRKAFFENPKEFDPRKYMGPARTKVKDLVRHKVRNVLCCAGHAFD is encoded by the coding sequence ATGCCACTGACACATACTAAAGACCTGTTCGCCAAAGCTCTCAAAGGCAAATACGCCTTGGGCGCTTTCAACGTGAACAACATGGAACTGCTCCAGGCCATCATCGAAGCCTGCGAAGAGGAAAAAGCACCTGTAATGCTCCAAATCTCCAAGGGAGCCCGCCAGTATGCCAATCCCGTTTATCTCAAAAAGCTGATTGAAGCCGCTGTAAGCCTTTCCAATATCCCTATCGCGGTCCATTTGGACCACGGTGATTCCTTCGAACTCTGCAAGGAATGCATTGATGAAGGCTTCACCAGCGTGATGATCGATGCCTCGCACGATCCTTTCGAAAAGAACGTCGAAACCTGCCGCAAAGTTGTCGAATACGCTCACAAGCATAACTGCGTGGTGGAAGGCGAACTCGGCATGCTCGTCGGCGCCCAGCACGATGATGGCGAAGAAGGCGGTGCCTATTCCAAGGGCGGTGCCTACACTCACCCCGAGGAAGCAGTGCAGTTCGTGAAACAATCCGGCGTGGATTCCCTGGCCGTAGCCATCGGCAATTCCCACGGCGCTTACAAGTTCAAAGGCGAGCAACACCTCGACCTGGAACGTCTGAAAGCCATCAAGAAGGCGCTGATGGATGCCGGTCTCGGTGATTATCCGCTCGTGTTGCACGGCGCGTCCAGCGTGCCCAAGGATCTCGTCACGGAAATCAACAAATACGGCGGCAAGATGGGTGAGGAAACCGCTGGTGTTCCCGAAGCGGACATCGAAATCGCCCGCCGCGTCGGTTGCACCAAGGTCAACATTGACACCGACCTCCGCCTGGCCATGACCGCTGCCATCCGCAAAGCTTTCTTCGAAAATCCAAAAGAATTCGATCCTCGCAAATATATGGGCCCAGCCCGCACCAAGGTGAAAGACCTCGTTCGTCACAAGGTGCGCAATGTGCTCTGCTGCGCTGGACACGCTTTTGACTGA